One Leptospira wolbachii serovar Codice str. CDC genomic region harbors:
- a CDS encoding PaaI family thioesterase — translation MTVLELLYHNVPMDLFTLKENCSLVEQAQNLIDQCHPGATNMKVLNLSREISEADIPYSQSNRALHGFMHGGCFFSVGDTLTSIMAFFHVENQKERTFTMDASIRYLRPVRTETVRAKARLVQKNGKLLEYVCDFFNEENKRTAQAKYKYAIAEPR, via the coding sequence ATGACTGTTTTAGAATTACTGTACCATAACGTACCAATGGATCTTTTTACTTTAAAGGAAAACTGTTCTTTGGTGGAACAGGCCCAAAATCTGATCGACCAATGCCATCCGGGTGCGACGAATATGAAAGTTTTGAATCTCAGCAGAGAAATTTCCGAAGCTGACATTCCTTACTCTCAAAGTAACAGAGCTCTTCATGGATTTATGCACGGAGGTTGTTTCTTTAGTGTGGGTGATACGCTCACATCTATCATGGCCTTCTTCCACGTGGAAAATCAAAAGGAAAGGACCTTTACGATGGATGCATCGATACGATACCTACGACCCGTAAGGACGGAAACCGTTCGCGCCAAAGCAAGACTCGTCCAAAAGAACGGAAAACTTTTAGAATACGTCTGTGACTTTTTTAACGAAGAAAACAAAAGGACAGCACAAGCAAAATACAAATATGCAATCGCAGAACCGCGTTGA
- a CDS encoding protein adenylyltransferase SelO, with product MPSFSFPSHPATETTYTSLPNSFFQSTKPTPVSSPKVLFWNDDLASEFQFSHWKKQEEATAHFFSGTNLPEGFQPFAQAYAGHQFGHFAVLGDGRTIVMGEFKNRSGERFDFQWKGSGRTKYSRNGDGRATLSAMVREYIMSEAMAGLQIPTTRSLAVVKSGETVLREEPQEGAVLTRVAKSHIRVGTFEYAYQTLSLEELEALFQYTANRHAPEVLQTDNPALTFLDFVMKRQVTLITNWMRVGFIHGVMNTDNMSISGETIDYGPCAFMNGFSAKRVFSSIDVNGRYAFSNQVGIAQWNLACLTNSLLPLIDPNQETAIELAKAKLNELETWFQISYLRMLGEKIGIPNLTEKELPLLQSLYQWMQDTEADFTNTFLVLEGVYTPKDSIYNDTRWKDWVKVWIEEQKKQGIREEDAITLMQKSNPSLVPRNHLVEIALANANQGLTSVAEQLIERSLSPYKRELGYDYSEEAPSGGDGNYRTFCGT from the coding sequence ATGCCATCTTTTTCCTTCCCTTCGCATCCCGCTACGGAAACAACCTATACTTCCTTACCCAATTCATTTTTCCAATCCACCAAACCCACTCCCGTTTCTTCTCCCAAAGTTTTATTTTGGAACGATGACTTAGCTTCTGAGTTTCAATTTTCGCATTGGAAAAAACAGGAGGAAGCCACTGCTCATTTTTTTTCTGGGACAAACCTTCCGGAAGGTTTCCAACCGTTTGCACAAGCCTATGCCGGCCACCAGTTTGGACACTTTGCAGTGTTAGGTGATGGTAGAACGATTGTGATGGGGGAATTCAAAAACCGAAGTGGAGAACGGTTTGATTTCCAATGGAAGGGTTCAGGAAGAACCAAGTATTCGAGAAATGGTGATGGTCGTGCCACTCTCAGCGCTATGGTGCGAGAGTATATCATGAGCGAGGCGATGGCTGGCTTACAGATTCCAACAACTCGAAGTTTGGCGGTTGTCAAATCAGGAGAGACTGTTTTACGAGAAGAACCCCAAGAAGGAGCCGTTTTGACTCGGGTGGCAAAAAGCCATATTCGAGTGGGAACATTTGAATATGCGTACCAAACTTTATCCTTGGAAGAACTGGAGGCATTATTTCAATACACTGCCAATAGGCATGCTCCAGAGGTTTTGCAAACAGACAATCCCGCACTAACATTTTTGGATTTTGTGATGAAGCGCCAAGTAACCCTTATCACCAATTGGATGCGAGTTGGATTTATCCATGGAGTGATGAATACCGACAATATGAGTATTTCCGGAGAAACCATCGACTATGGTCCCTGTGCCTTTATGAATGGATTTTCCGCAAAACGTGTGTTTAGTTCTATAGATGTCAATGGGCGTTATGCATTTTCGAATCAAGTGGGAATAGCACAATGGAACCTTGCTTGTCTAACCAATTCTCTACTTCCGCTTATTGATCCAAATCAAGAAACCGCTATTGAATTGGCAAAGGCAAAATTAAACGAATTGGAAACTTGGTTTCAAATAAGTTACTTGCGTATGTTAGGTGAAAAAATCGGAATTCCTAACTTAACTGAAAAGGAATTACCATTACTCCAAAGCCTGTACCAATGGATGCAAGACACAGAAGCCGATTTTACGAATACATTTCTTGTATTGGAGGGAGTGTATACACCAAAAGATTCAATTTATAACGATACACGTTGGAAAGATTGGGTGAAGGTTTGGATCGAGGAACAAAAGAAACAAGGGATCCGCGAAGAGGATGCCATAACTCTCATGCAAAAATCCAATCCAAGTTTGGTTCCCAGAAATCACCTCGTGGAAATCGCACTCGCGAATGCAAACCAAGGTCTTACAAGTGTTGCCGAACAACTCATCGAAAGAAGTTTGTCTCCCTACAAGCGGGAGTTAGGCTATGATTACTCAGAAGAAGCCCCCTCTGGTGGAGATGGCAATTATCGAACGTTCTGTGGTACATAA